The window CAGCCTCCGTGAGCGGCTGCAGCGGCGATCGACAGGCGCCGCCGTGGAAACCGAACCACTCCATCGCCTGCTTGAGGGCGGGAACTCCCAACTTCCTGGTCACCTAGCAACACAGAGCTGGAATCAGCCtccccacgcacgcacgcacgcgtgtGCTTTTCAGAGCTCGGGCAGGTTCAGGGTTCAGGGATCGATACCTGGCTGAGGCTCATGATAAATATAGTGATTCTGGGATAAActcaccagtttttttttcttattgttaaATCCAATTGCAAAGTTTATTTGCAGCTTTTTTCTCCTGAATTCACGACTTTAATCTCGTTCgttttttatggaaatgttcTGAGCAGACGGGACTTTATACCAACACGTTTCCAAGAAGATAAGGGTGAAGTTAAATTCTCTGCAGAGTTGAACGCGCCGGGGCGGGTGAGAGCGTCCGCTGGCGCAGCAGATGGTTCTCTGGTACTCACGGCGGCGTTGGGCTCGATGAGGCGGCGCTGCAggactctggcttcctcccagCGACCCGACGCACACAGACGCTCCAACTCACACAGCTCCCGGCCCAGGACGTTAGCCAGCGCACACACGCCGCCTACTGCAccttgagacacacacacacacacacacacacacacacacacacacacacacacacacacacacacacacacacacacacacacacacacacacacacacacacacacacacacacacacacacacacacacacacacacacacgtttcatcACTGACAGACGAATAAGAACTATGATGTCAAAGTTTAAGGCACAACAGTCTATATGTTGAATGGGGGCTTCGTCCAGGGGAAAGACGATTAACCAGCATAAAATATTTAGGCCCAATATTttcagatgtatttttaatagtATGTCAAAATGTCCGTCCTTCCGCATCACACCGAAGAGGAAGGACGGAGCCCCGTTTTCTTCCTGATTTGTCAAGATGAACGCACACTGACGCTGGTTCCtcgttcacttcctgtcgagCCATCTTCTGCTCATTGGCTCATTATGCGCCAACGCGTCACGCGAATGTTCGCGTCTTCTCGCTACTCATTGACGCGAAATTCGCGTCTTGGACTTCGTACAGTGAATGAGTCACTGTCATCGATGTCCTCTCCGTGCTTCTTCCCTTCCCGACAGATCGGTGGGCAGatgtgttattatattattattattattgttgtgtatatttttttagagCTGCAGTAGATACAGATGTGTTCCCAGGCAACAAGACACCATGGGCCTTTCAGTGTCACATCTCATCGCGTGTCTGCCGGCGGAAGAAAGAGCAGATGACTCGGCCTCCGTGTCCGTGGCCTTGGAggagtcgtcgtcgtcgtcgtgaaCAGACGAGCCGGGGGTTTTGCTGATGGGCGGAGTTtcccggggaggaggaggaagaatagcCGAGGTGTCTGCGGCGAGAAGCATGAAATTAACCATTTATGGAATATTTTCAATCCGTATCCCAGAAGAGCTTCCGTCGGCCGACATGAGGATCGCATctgctcttctctgtctttgtcttacTGTGCCGGGGGTTTTCTCACCTTCTGTCACGGGGCTCGATGAGGGGTTTGACTGACAGGCAGAGGGCCCGCCCCCTTCGGTatcatggtgatgatgagagCGGGAAATCGGACCCATCAAAACTTCAGCACGGACACATTATCATATCAaccatatcacacacacacgcacatgcacacacacacccacgcgcgcgcgcgcacaaacgcacgcacgcacgcacgcacgcacgcacgcacgcacgcacgcacgcacgcacgcacgcacgcacgcacgcacgcacacacacacacacacacacacacacacacacacacacacacacacacacacacacacacacacacacacacacacacacacacacacacacacacacacacacacacacacacaagcacacacagctCTCTGCTTCTAATCTTTACTCTGACATGCTCTCATCTCCATAACTGAAATATGGGGGTAAttggctgtgtgtgcgtgtgtgtgtgtgtgtgcgtgtgtgtgcgttacctTGTTAGGACCTTCTCCTGTATACACATCGACCTAATGAGGCATTTCTGAGGTCCCAGTATGAACTGGTTATAGTTTATGGTTTTGAGGTTTTGCTGTCCACAATGTCCTAATAAGGACAGCTGCACAAgcgtgtcagcgtgtgtgtgtgtgtgtgcgcgtgtgtgtgtgtgcgtgcgtgtgtgtgcgtgcgtgcgtgcgtgcgtgcgtgcgtgcgtgcgtgcgtgcctgcgtgcgtgtgtgtttgacggCGCCGGCAGTGGGGGAACACGACTCATTAGGTTCCTGAGCATCATGTTGATGCGTTTCCCCCGAGCGTCTTATCTGATCCGAGGAGCTCACAGTCGACTGTACGTGGCCGACATCACAAGAGCAAAGCGGGAGAGGAAACCTCTTGGTGACTCGGTGCGTCTTCACGTGCTGCGGCTGCTGAGCTCAGGCTGATCGTCAACCGCACAAAGATCCAGTGAAATGAGCCACGACTGTTTGACACCAACGCGAAGTGTTCGTCGTGTGCACGCGGACGTGGCGAGGGACCCGCTGTCAGGACGAGGTCCCTGGGAGTTTTGCGAGTGTGAATCTGAAGCGgcgacaacaggaagtgaccccTGCATGCAAAGGCTTCTGGGTAGGAACAGGTGTGATACAGCGGTTCCTTGTGGACGCCGGTTAAAAAGAATTAAAACCAACACGTCTGGACCCAGCGAGCCCGAGATGAAACAtgtacaaacagacaaagtcaAACTTCCTTCACTTTGGTTTCGGAGCGCCGGCGGCTCTTAGGGTTTTCTTACCGACGCAGTAGGCGGCCATGAGGAAGCCCGCTGAGCCCGCCAACACCTGGAAGTCCTGCGCTTCGGTTTGGTGAACAATCAGGCCGATCCGTGTGatctgagggagaggaagaagaaggatgagCAACGAAACACTGTCACCGCTCCTCCCTGCTGTCGGGACTCATCTCTGGTTCCATCCCGGGGGGGGAGGCGGCTGTCACCGGGGACGACGACAGACCCAACATCGCACGGGGTAAACAAATCGCTCAAATTGAGACGAGCGGCGACTCTTTACGCCGGCGCGGGGAATCCGGGAGGGAGGGGAACCGCTCGACATCCCAAATgaaacgaggagaagaagaagaagaagagagaagagtccCAAGTGAGATGAAACACAGGAATCAACttcaaaagaggaggagggggagaagctCATGAATCATTCATACGCCCCTCGTTTTGTTTGgcgtcttttttatttctcttttgtcGAAAAGGGATATGAAGCGCACGAATCCAAATAGAGCCGACGTGATCAAAGGGGAGCGCGAGACGCCTCCGCAGGGAAAACCTGCCGCCTCCATCACGCCGCTGCAGGGGGAGGGTCTATTTTTACACCGCCGGGCGTCAGTCCGTCTCCTCGCGGGCATCCGTCATCTCAAACACGCAGGACTGTGATTGATCCGTCAGTCAATCGGCTCGTGGGAGCTCCCGCTGGCCTCCTGGAGGCTGCGGCGCTGCGGGACGAGTAACTCCACTGCGTCGCCCCGCTGACGAAAAGACTCCTGAGATTCTTCTCTCATCACCGTCATTAGTCAAGATCGAAGGGAAGTTTAACCCTCGACTGTAGGaatttactattatttttgGGCGGGGAaggacaaaaacatattttgttgcaCGTTCATGatgatgtgaaaaacaaaagtctctgttttctaatgcaaaaaaaaaaaggaagacttttttttctccccagaaGCTTCGGAGAGATGAACCACTTCATCAGACCGGAGGTTTTTCGAGATGTGACGATGTaaagttactgtgtgtgtgtgtgtgtgtgtgtgtgtgtgtgtgtgtgtgtgtgtggtgatgatgaacTGAATCAAACTCCTCCTCTGAATCACAACTCAATCATATCAGAGACACGCCGACGTCACACGGAATATCTTTAGATCCAATGTGACTGTtgtcatcatatatatatatgcacactgGAGATATAATGACGCCATTATATCTAAAAAGTAAAAGCActgacacaaatatatatatatatatatatatatatatatatatatatactgtatatatatatatatatactgtatatatatatactgtatatatatatacagtatatatatatatactgtgtgtatatatacagtatatatatatacagtatatatatatatatacagtatatatatatatacagtatatatatatatactgtatatatatatatatatatactgtatatatatatatatatatatatatactgtatatatatatatatatatatatactgtatatatatatatataccgtatatatatatatctgtgtcaGTCGTAGAAACAGGAACTGCTAACAGCTCACTGGCTCCCCTGCTGGTGGACGAGCTCAATTTCTTTAAACCAGCAATTCGGTGTATTTCGAGCTTCATTCACACCTttatgtttggggtttttttctctcctcataagcaagttatttaaaaaaaaaaaaaaaaggtgtcaaatccatcttcctcttttctGACAATGTGCCacgaaaagtgttttttttttccttgcccCTCAAAAGAAACCTTCAACCCACTTCATCTCCGACTGCAACGcgtgaaaatgaaagtgtttttgaTAGACGGGGAGGACGTGACGGTCAGAGGTGTTTCTGATGAGATGTGCAGGGACTTTGGTGCCACAGGCTCTTGAGTTCGAGTAAAACTGAACGTCGGCGTCTACAAAAACTATAATTCAAGATTCAATACTTTCTTGCCACATCAGAACAAGTCGTTTGAAAATAAAgcttcccccccaaaaaataatacacacgCTCCAAAATACATCAGAGAGTATGAGACAGAAATGAATCAACGGCGGCCATTTTGGTGACGAAAttagcaaagaaaccagaacacattcacatgtaagaagctgaaatctgagaattttgaccttcttttgtcataaaaactacttgagccgatcaatcgattattcaaatagttggcgattcatttagtagtcgactactgatcgattcatcgattaactgttgcagctcgtTAGCGTCTCATCGTGTCCCATTTAAACGTCCGCGACTATTTCTTTCCAGCTGCGAAGCTGTCGCAGATCGCATCACTATTAATAAGCGTCGGTAAATATTTCACCTCCACGACGAGTGTTTGGATTCATCAGACGGGCGGATTGTTGTCGCCTGCTGCTTTCGCACGTCTGACACGTGCGGGGaaacgcggcggcggcggcggcggcgaggcgtCGCATCGGAGATGGAACTCTAACGATCCCTGAGGGGAGAAGTGTCGGGAACATGATTGGACGGTTCTGAAACAGATTGGAGACGATTGGTAAAAGCGATCGGCGGGTGACGAGCGTCTCGCGGCTGAGTCCCAACCCCCGTGATATGAGTGAATGAAATCTCACGTGCTCGTGTGTACAGCATCGTTTACATCACATGCGTTTTATTCACGTCCGACTGATGTCACTCTCTCCGGCATCACAACAGTAAAGACACGCCGATCAAACTCCGCTGCCGAGGCTCTTTCGACGCCCAGAAATAGAAACGCGCCGAGCGGCCACGACTCCCAACCGGCCGTTCATCTCAGaagcagatgaggaggaaaatCTGAGGGTTGTTTCATCTTCGAGAAACGAGTTAAGAAAGTCTGAAAAGCTCTGTGAGGAAGTGTCAGTCACTCACAACTCAAAGTCCATTCATTTACCTACAATCTCTGCTTGTGCTTCACTCCATCCAATCCTTTGTGTTCTACATTACACTTTGTGCAAACTGTACTTTTTACTGTTTCACGgttaaaaaggtaaaaagtgTAATATGGTTTGATACGTGTTGAGTCACAGACACGGACGTCGGCGCACGTCGGGTTCGTCAGTAACAGAATTGAGCTAAAATGGCTAAAATAATTATCTACGCCTGCTTCTGGACAAAAGGGGCAACATCTTATATTCATTTGGGTCAATGTATGGTTATTCACACATGGAGCCGATTCTAAAATCTGCAGCCCTGCAACATACGGATTATTCcagagtgttttgttttcctcacgtCTCCTCCGCTGTCCTTCAGGCCCACGATGTTCGGGTGCTGCGCCAGCCGCACCACGGCCTCCGGCGGCAGCTCCAGTCCCGTGTTGGCCGGGACGCTGTACAGCACCACCGGCACCGCACTGCTGTCCGCCACCTGCAGGGggagcacggggggggggggcatgaacTTCATCTGCTGGGAAACGACCATGCTTGAATCCCTCATTCCGATAATCACTTCCCCGTTTGCAATGAACCGAACGAGCTGGGTTTGATTCCCGTCTCTAACTAACGTAGTGTTCTACTGTGAAATGGTAAAGTTGTGCAAAGGCGCTAATTTTCGCGTCAGTCGCGCCGGGCGATGCTGACGACGCCAAATTCCCGTCAGCCAATTCGCGCTGAGATCTTCCCGACGCCACCGGCGCCCGTGACGGACAGAGAAAGAGCGGATTTCCCCGGGTTGCCTTGTGCGCGCAGTGGCGGCGCGGCGGCGTACACGCGCCCGACCGATGGCGAGtcggtctcagctgtcaatcaagacgtttttatagcatcaaataactcaAACGACACGTGAACACTCGATCGCACATCCATGTCATTTTCAAGAGCtaatgaaaatgacatttatcTAAAAcggaacttttttttatgattctcAGGCAAGTTCTGGCGTTTggtccaccagagggcgatcACTGGTCATGTCGcccatcttcatttacagtctgtgcTCTTCAATCACATCAGGAAAAGGTACgacattgtttggtttgttttgaagGTCTCGTGTAATTAGCAGCTGATTCTCATCCGACTGTACCGTGGTGAAGTGCTGGATGAGGGCGCGGCTGTCCATCTTCCCCTTGTAGAAGCAGGGAGTGACCACGAGGACGGCGTCGGCGCCGGCCGCCGCCATCTCCTCCGTGAGACGCACCGTGGCTCTGGTGGCTGAACAGAGAAATGACTtcaacacactaacacacacacacacacacacacacacacacacactcatgtttcATGTGTTGCAGCGTTTCAAAAACCTCTTAACCAgagttggacattttttcatatatttttttcaatgtatgGATGGTATGAGTGCCCACTCATTCCTCCCGTTTATGCCCGATCACACACAGACCGTTTCTTTCTCCGACTTGAGGAACTGAACACGACGACCTTGACCTCAGTTCTCACACAAAGAGCAGAAGTGAATATCAGCGGcgtaaaggaaaagaaaaaagatttaaagacTCAAAGACGGTTCCTCCATCAGCAGCAtttcatcgtgtgtgtgtgtgtgtgtgtgtgtgtgtgtgtgtgtgtgtgtgtgtctgtgtgtgtgcgtctccccAGAACGCTTATGGAACAAATCCTATTGAAGTGGTTGGAAAGTGACGAGGGGTCAACGCGCAACTTTCTCTCTCGTTGAACGTTTTGTGTTTCGTTCGCCCGAGAAGACAAAGGTTTCCCTTCAGGACGTCGGCCCCTCGAGCTCGTGACCAGATTATAGTCAAGGTCGCGGGAAAACACACGTGGAGTGTAATTACAACGCCCTGTATATATATTATCCTCATGTGAAaggtttttttgaaatgcataaCGTCAGTTTCTCTGAGTAAACTGaaatctttaatttaatttataatagaaatgatatatttatatttatatattataaaatataataaataataaatatagcAGTGCTATAGAATCTGAAAAGTTCACTATTTTCATCCGTTGTCTGCTGCAAAACTTTTTTACTTAAGCTCATACAAATTTCCTGGCCCCCAGATAATCTTTTTGTTGAAGGCCTTTATGCCAAAAGATTGTGAAATTTACTTCTATAAAACTCGATGTGTTTATATCGAACATTTGAAGGTCGAACGAGGCGCTTAGACGCGTTCCCATATTGAATTTCAGTGGATGTTTTGACagcctttaaagaaaaattaaagctacagtgtgcaatattcagaagaactcaTACACAGAAATTGataatattgtccataactatgtgttcatatatgtagaatgagttaaatatgtaACATGAGgtgacccgacctccgtgtgagtctccatgtttctacgtcctgttgaatacggttgttgaactaaacgctccagaatacgtcgagTTCACGTTGAAGTTTCAGACGctgaaggaaacaggaaatggaatcagtggtgcgacatcataaagtgtcccctgtcggtcgctcagtaggttgcggtttgcaacttcaccaccagatgatgccagaaaattacaaaaattaaacactggggcttttcactcacacacacacacacacacacactcactctctctctctctctctctctctctctctctctctctctctctctctctctctctctctctctctctctctctctctctctctctctctctctctctacgagTCCTACATTCACAGCCCGATCCGGCCATCAGCAGTTTGCCCGCGGGCAGCGAGCGTCGGACCGtcctcaccacctccacccGCTCCTCCTGCGTCAGGTACGGGTACTCGCCGTTGGAGCCCTGCACCACCAGACCTGCCCACACGGAACAAGCCCCCGCCTCAGTCAAGTGTCACAATGATTTAAGTGGCAAAGAAACAACATTCAATGTTGACGACACACCATTCCTAAATATTATAACTCTTTtataacacacattttcttaTGAAATGTCTCCTAACTAGAAATCTGTTTCTTTGTTATTATTGCTGACTCGTATTAGCAGTAGTAATATGAAcggaccagcagagggcgacaaacaccagcaggctctctggtgtgttttggggggttttatcCTGTgagctgaactttgaccttcCTGTCTGGCCCCTGAACAAACAGATGACTGACTCGAATAATGTTTGACTCGATCAAACATTATTCTGTTGATCCGTCGCTCAGTAACATCACGAACAGAAACGTTTCAAAGCTCCACCGGcctcataatttaaaaaaaaaacaaaaaggttttctgACCTTTAAAAGGGATCTTGGCATATTTCTGCAGGTTTTCCTCCAGTCGGCGGTGGTCCACGTCCTCCTCGGCGGTGAACGGGGTGGCGATGGGCGGGTAGATGCCGCTGAGGTCCAGCCTGGTACCACCGGCACCACCGGCACCACCGGCACCAGCACCACCTGCACCAGCACCacctgcaccagcagcagcagcgtggctCTGCGCTCGTCTCCAGAGAAGGGGAGCGGAACGTGTCCACAGCCGAGCGCACAGCATCGTGAGCGGAcagtggagagtgtgtgtgtgtgtgtgtgtgtgtgtgtgtgtgtgtgtgcgccgagaGCACAGTTAATCACTAACCCTCTTCTGTAAATGTTGACCCGAGGTTTTGCGATTTTTTGCAACTTTCCACAGTGTCCCGTctcgccccgccccccccaggAGCGGAGCAGAGCCTCTGTCCTGCGCGCGCCGCTGCGTAAAAccacaaaacccccaaaaaataatgcgcgttttttttaaatatttctacaGTTAATGTGACGTGAACAGCCTCGCGTGTCAGACACTTTCACTCACCTGACAACTGTGACACGACTCTTCTGTCTGTCAGGCGGAAGTCACCGAGGTGTAGCTCCGCCCCCCCGGGGTCCAGCAGCAGGAGTGCAACTTGATAGAAAACATGCAGCAACTTGatagaaaacatatatatatatttatatatatatatcagtacAGCCACCTACCAAATATTACCAATATTATgagttaatatttttttcagcaggcaatagattaaataaatacttttcatttaatttatctCCAACTTTTAAATTCCCTTTAAATGaaattctaataataaaaaaccaTACAAACCATATTGAGCTGACCGAATATAACTTACATCAAAATGAAAGaactaatgaaaacatgacatcagACATATGAACTCGTATTGAAGGTGTGATCCAGCCTGTCATGGCCTTTACAACACTGCCACCTTGTGGAGAAACGTTTGACCGCATCGACACGTCACAGAGAGCGTCACGGTTTGGgccatgaaatgtgtttttgttgatgaaaatgagaaagaaagaaccaatCTCTCTGTTtgggttctggttctgttactGTCGGTTCTTATCCAGTGACTGTTTAAAACATGAACAAGGAAACACTTTGacctagagctgcaacagctgcCATCGATTAGTGATccactactaaatgaatcgccaactattttgataatggattaattggttcaagtagtttttatgaaaaaaataagtcatagttctctgatttcagcttcttaaatgtgaatatgttctggtttctttgctcctctgtgacagtgaactgaagatctttggagTGTGGACGAGTAAAAGCATCATCTCGggtgttttgggaaacactattGAAATCTTTCAATATTTCATGAACCACAGaactgatcgattaattgagaaaataatcaacagatcaTTGGATCgtgaaaaataatcgttagctgcagctcTACTTTGTCCCTCTGCTTCTTCCATGATCACACCACAGCTATGGTTTGGATGTCACCCTTTTCCTCAAAGATATAGATTCACTACCCGCAATTTATTGATAAGGTGCCAAACGACTAAcggacgagaagaagaagaagaagaagaagaaactagaAGAGTTATTTTAGAATATTGACTGCATTGTCCAGTAGCAGTGATATGTTGGaacatttctttctcattcGGATGTGATGTTCCAGCATCGGAACCAGGCAACACTGTTCACCCGTCCTGTGTTCAGACCATCGACATCACAGTTGTCAGACCTGGATGTTTCCATCACTCTGTCTGATCGCCGTGCTTCTCACAAATATATCAAACGATAATTAAAACGGTCATGAAACATGGAGGAAGGGTCACAGGGTCGTGAACAGTCTGGATGAGGCTTACTAGGAAAAGTGCCTTAACGCACTTATATATGGACAGTAACgaagtacatttacttaagAACTGTACTTAAGTGTAGTTTTTGAGTAtttgtatattacttgagtattgggggggttttttggaaACGTTTTAAAGGTTTTACGACATTTGAAAGTGCAACATTGTTCTTTTGACTCCAGTACAAGGACATTACTCGTTACATTTGCATTGAAGTCACCAGATGACcctttttccatttgaaatgtTTGCCGCGACTACTCTTCGAGGAAGGGACAGAAGATGGGAGAATACTTCCAATGAAGTTCAAGTAATTTTTAGTAATCTTACTAAAAATTGTATAAATTCACAATCAAAAATAGACTATTTTTGATTGTGAATTCATACAATTCTTAGTAAGATTCGAGGTGATTCTAGTCACTAGGTTCTTTAAATGTACAATGGAAGTATATACAATGCACTTTTATTGGAGTAACATTTGACCAGGAGCATctgtacttttactcaagttgTGGAGTTGTGTACTTTGTCCGCCCCAGTTATTCGTGAATCCATGCAGATGTTCTCGAGGCACATGTCCACatgtgggtgagagagagcggCCGGAACTAAACGGACAAAGTGTGCGTGAGGATTGGTCCAAGAATCGACTTCAAACTACGACTGCTGGTTTACAAGGCACTGAACGGTTTAGGTGCTAGGAACCATCCGGACGCCTCAGGTGGTCTGGTACAGGTCTGCTCTGGGTCAGAACTGAACGtggagaggcagcgttcagtttctatgctccacagatctggaacaaactcccagaaaactgcaggacagttgcaactctcagttcttttaaatcaagtctGAAGACTTTCATCAAATACTATCTATGCACTTCTTGTACGGCACTGTaccttttatcacctgtcttattgtactttaacatgtttttattttctcttttcaatttttaattattctatTTGAATGTGATATTATATGTTTCCTCCCAGTTGCTTTCactgttttatgtaaagcactttgaattgcctcgTTGTTGAAATGTGCCGTACAAATAACTTTCGTTGAGGATCAGAATCATCTGGAAACTACACTTGTCTGTTGTTGACTCAAGGTTAAAGTTCGACCTGCAGTTTGGACAACAAAGCTTATTAATCGACTGTATATCCATATGTGAACGGATTCAATGATGGGTGcggatgatgacgatgatgatgcggatgatgacgatgatgatgcggatgatgatgatggtgagaaTGATGATGTTAGAACTCCTgcacttctgctgctgctgcagctcagtcgAGGCTATTATTAGAGAGTGACGTCACTGCACAGTGGAGGGCGCGTTCCTCTCTCTCGGTGCAGCAGTACGTCACGGTCACGGTCACCGGGCCCCCCTCCGCCCccatccctcttcctcccacatgGACCGGAACCGCGCAGCGCCACGTGACCCGGGAGCTCCGGGGCTATAACTGAGCATCTCCCTCACACCGCGTCATGGCAGCGGAGGATGCGGCCGCGCGGCCCCGAGCCGGAGCGCTGCGGtcccgcctgctgctgctctgcctgtgCGCCTGCTCGCTGCTGCCCGCGCCGGCGCTCGGCCTGCTCGGCTTCCGGCCGGAGGAGACCGGCGCGGAGCTGTCCGTGGCGGACGGGGTGCTGAAAGCCACCGAGGGGACCCGCTTCATGCTGCGGGTCTACTACTCCGTCTCCCCGCAGCGGCTCAACCGCACCGCGGCGACGCGCGCCAACAACGCGGCGCCCTGGATCGCCTTCATCGAGGAGCCGAGCCCTGGGCGCGAGGGGCAGGTTCACCCGAAGCGGAACATGTGCATGGACAAGAACGCCCGGACGTCCGACATCGAGGTCCTGGGCTCGTTCAAGTCCGCGTCCAGCCAGAACTCGGtgctggtggagctgctggCCAAGGACCTGCGGCGGGGCGAGAAGATCAAGTACTACTCCATGTGCGCCTTCGACGGGTCCAAGTGGGAACACTACCGGACGCGGGACTTCTGGGTGGCGGTGGCGGAGCGCTCGGCGGCGCCGGAGCTCTGGCTGCAGGTGCTGGTGTCGGTGCTGCTGCTCGGCTTGTCCGCGCTGTTCAGCGGGCTGAACCTGAGCCTGCTGGCGCTGGACCCGGTGGAGCTGCAGGTGCTGCAGAACAGCGGCACAGTCAAGGAGCAGAGCTACGCGCGCAAAATCG is drawn from Scophthalmus maximus strain ysfricsl-2021 chromosome 8, ASM2237912v1, whole genome shotgun sequence and contains these coding sequences:
- the hoga1 gene encoding 4-hydroxy-2-oxoglutarate aldolase, mitochondrial isoform X2, coding for MLCARLWTRSAPLLWRRAQSHAAAGAGGAGGTRLDLSGIYPPIATPFTAEEDVDHRRLEENLQKYAKIPFKGLVVQGSNGEYPYLTQEERVEVVRTVRRSLPAGKLLMAGSGCESTRATVRLTEEMAAAGADAVLVVTPCFYKGKMDSRALIQHFTTVADSSAVPVVLYSVPANTGLELPPEAVVRLAQHPNIVGLKDSGGDITRIGLIVHQTEAQDFQVLAGSAGFLMAAYCVGAVGGVCALANVLGRELCELERLCASGRWEEARVLQRRLIEPNAAVTRKLGVPALKQAMEWFGFHGGACRSPLQPLTEAETEQLRRDFASNGWL
- the hoga1 gene encoding 4-hydroxy-2-oxoglutarate aldolase, mitochondrial isoform X1, giving the protein MLCARLWTRSAPLLWRRAQSHAAAAGAGGAGAGGAGAGGAGGAGGTRLDLSGIYPPIATPFTAEEDVDHRRLEENLQKYAKIPFKGLVVQGSNGEYPYLTQEERVEVVRTVRRSLPAGKLLMAGSGCESTRATVRLTEEMAAAGADAVLVVTPCFYKGKMDSRALIQHFTTVADSSAVPVVLYSVPANTGLELPPEAVVRLAQHPNIVGLKDSGGDITRIGLIVHQTEAQDFQVLAGSAGFLMAAYCVGAVGGVCALANVLGRELCELERLCASGRWEEARVLQRRLIEPNAAVTRKLGVPALKQAMEWFGFHGGACRSPLQPLTEAETEQLRRDFASNGWL